The Corylus avellana chromosome ca8, CavTom2PMs-1.0 genome has a segment encoding these proteins:
- the LOC132189706 gene encoding uncharacterized protein LOC132189706 encodes MGCFSCFDGGNKQRRREEERLASEEARAKAAEAAQKRQEQFEKSPAGRAARAQQQGLAKQAANSNKGEPALKWQMT; translated from the exons ATGGGGTGCTTCTCTTGCTTCGACGGCGGCAACAAGCAACGGAGAAGGGAAGAAGAAAGGCTGGCCTCTGAAGAAGCTCGTGCTAAAGCCGCTGAAGCCGCCCAGAAAAG GCAAGAGCAATTTGAAAAATCTCCTGCAGGAAGAGCTGCACGTGCACAGCAACAGGGGCTTGCAAAGCAAGCTGCAAACTCTAACAAAGGCGAACCAGCTCTAAAG TGGCAGATGACTTGA
- the LOC132190604 gene encoding protein NPGR1: MLCACSGEQFKFDEPPQSPESLATRDFSVNGLSSRTGDWESKLEDTQVDEAESTLKEALSLNYEEARALLGRLEFQRGNFDAALQVFQGIDIKALSPRMTGAIVERTRLRKPRAKGDNIPPGVMSMHSVSLLLEAILLKAKSLEELGRYIEAAKECKIILDTVESAIPHGMSEGIGEDCKLVEMFHKALELLPKMWTKGGVLDEAITAYRRALVKPWNLDPQRLAAVQKDLAATLLYGGVEASVPPQSQAWGPTIPKNSTEEAILLLLVLMRKVALREIKWDAEIMDHLAYALSITGQFELLAEHVEQVLPSIYNRTKRWYFLALCYSAAGQNETALNLLRKVSGCSEAKHKPHVPSFLLGAKLCSQDPNHAHQGIYFSRKVIDLDDHLNEHFMGQAHRFLGVCYGNAARVCVLDSERNLFQKESLNTLNHAALIGKEDPEVMFSLGLENALQRNLDVAFDNAMMYSGTVAGSSGRGWKLLALVLSAEQRFNDAETIVDFALDEAGMIDQLGLLRLKAVLQIAQEQPKQAIETYRILLALIQAQRELQAKNFDQANYLVSDALGERKLEMTAWQDLASIYTELGSWLDAELCVGKAKSIEFYSCRSWHTTGMLFVAQSLYKEALVSFAVSLSIEPDYVPSIVSTAEVLMKLGSQSLPIARSFLMNALRLDPTNHEAWLNLGLLSKMEGSLQQAADYFQAAYELKLSAPVQCFW; this comes from the exons ATGTTGTGTGCTTGCTCGGGAGAGCAATTTAAGTTCGACGAGCCACCGCAGTCGCCGGAGTCGCTGGCGACAAGGGATTTCTCGGTAAATGGTCTTTCGTCGAGGACCGGTGACTGGGAGTCGAAATTGGAGGATACCCAGGTGGACGAAGCTGAATCCACTTTGAAAGAAGCTCTCTCCTTAAATTATGAG GAAGCTAGGGCTCTGTTGGGGAGGCTTGAGTTCCAAAGAGGGAATTTTGATGCAGCCCTTCAGGTATTTCAGGGTATTGACATAAAAGCTTTATCCCCAAGGATGACAGGGGCTATTGTTGAGAGAACTAGGCTGCGAAAACCTCGTGCTAAAGGTGATAACATACCTCCCGGTGTGATGTCGATGCATTCGGTGAGCTTACTTCTTGAAGCGATCTTGCTTAAAGCAAAATCACTGGAGGAACTTGGGCGATATATAG AGGCTGCAAAGGAGTGCAAAATAATTCTGGATACTGTTGAATCAGCAATACCCCATGGAATGTCTGAGGGCATTGGTGAAGACTGCAAGTTGGTAGAGATGTTTCACAAAGCATTGGAGTTGCTCCCAAAAATGTGGACCAAGGGAGGCGTTCTTGATGAAGCTATCACTGCATATCGCCGGGCTCTAGTCAAGCCATGGAACTTGGACCCCCAGAGGTTGGCTGCTGTACAGAAAGACTTAGCTGCCACGTTACTTTATGGTGGGGTTGAAGCAAGCGTTCCCCCACAGTCACAAGCATGGGGTCCGACAATCCCTAAGAATAGCACAGAAGAAGCAATCCTTTTGTTGTTAGTACTCATGAGAAAAGTGGCATTACGGGAAATAAAATGGGATGCCGAAATTATGGACCATCTGGCCTATGCACTCTCAATTACTGGCCAATTCGAATTATTAGCTGAGCATGTGGAGCAGGTCCTGCCAAGTATCTATAACCGAACTAAGAGGTGGTACTTTCTTGCTCTTTGTTACAGTGCCGCAGGACAAAATGAAACAGCTTTGAACCTTTTAAGAAAGGTTTCGGGTTGTTCTGAAGCAAAGCACAAACCCCATGTTCCTTCTTTTTTGCTGGGAGCAAAATTGTGTTCCCAAGATCCAAACCATGCTCACCAAGGGATTTACTTTTCTCGTAAAGTTATTGATTTGGATGATCATCTGAATGAGCATTTCATGGGCCAAGCCCATAGATTCCTTGGTGTTTGCTATGGGAATGCTGCTAGAGTTTGTGTCTTAGATTCTGAGCGAAATCTCTTTCAGAAAGAGTCTTTGAACACTCTAAACCATGCTGCTCTTATTGGGAAAGAGGATCCAGAAGTGATGTTTAGCCTTGGGCTAGAGAATGCATTGCAGAGGAATCTGGATGTAGCTTTTGACAATGCAATGATGTATTCTGGGACAGTGGCTGGCAGCTCAGGAAGAGGTTGGAAACTTTTAGCTCTTGTACTTTCTGCTGAGCAGCGATTCAATGATGCTGAAACCATAGTCGATTTTGCTTTGGATGAGGCTGGGATGATTGATCAGTTAGGACTTCTTAGATTGAAAGCTGTGCTTCAGATTGCTCAGGAACAGCCCAAGCAAGCAATAGAAACCTATAGAATCTTGTTAGCTCTGATTCAAGCACAAAGGGAGCTTCAAGCGAAGAACTTTGATCAAGCGAACTACTTGGTTTCCGAT GCATTAGGAGAAAGAAAATTGGAAATGACAGCCTGGCAGGATTTGGCTTCCATATACACTGAACTTGGTTCATGGCTTGATGCAGAACTTTGTGTGGGCAAAGCCAAGTCAATTGAATTTTATTCCTGCAGGAGTTGGCATACAACAG GCATGCTGTTTGTAGCTCAATCACTCTACAAGGAAGCATTAGTTTCCTTCGCAGTGTCGTTGTCAATAGAACCGGATTATGTTCCAAGTATTGTTTCTACTGCAGAAGTACTGATGAAACTTGGTAGCCAATCTCTCCCAATTGCAAGAAGTTTTTTAATGAATGCTTTACGATTAGACCCCACAAACCACGAAGCATGGTTGAACCTTGGATTGCTTTCAAAAATGGAAGGCTCCTTACAACAAGCAGCAGACTATTTTCAAGCTGCATATGAGCTTAAGCTGTCAGCTCCTGTTCAATGCTTTTGGTGA
- the LOC132190380 gene encoding WD repeat-containing protein ATCSA-1, whose product MWKEIGDREAGKLRPKSFASRIKSNRIRTLQLSNHKDIVSPHRGSINSLQVDLTEGRYLLSGASDASAAVYDVQRATDYEAGGLIAKHKCIFVVDKQHESGHKYAISSAIWYPVDTGLFITGSYDHHINVWDTNTTQVVMNFKMPGKVYRTAMSSLATSHMLIAAGTEDVQVRLCDIASGAFAHTLSGHRDGVMTVEWSTSSEWVLVTGGCDGAIRFWDIRRAGCFLVLDQSHSQLGRRPQILECSATNKVLTSKSLSAGQSSYTKPRTQQRKVAGGNGTKQSLVGRRQRLHPGMLSSQDRATAHYGAVNGLKVTEDGMYLLSAGSDSRLRLWDIESGCNTLVNYETVRLQTSKPIQLATTQDSDLVFVPCMTAVKAFDVWSGKTSLTFRGHYEYVNCCWFSTQDQELYTGGNDRQILLWLPSRLIADEADEGPAQDQDNWSD is encoded by the exons ATGTGGAAGGAGATCGGAGACAGAGAAGCGGGCAAGCTGCGCCCAAAATCGTTCGCAAGTCGCATTAAGTCCAATCGAATCCGCACTCTCCAACTCTCCAACCACAAAGACATCGTCTCCCCTCACCGTGGCTCCATCAACTCTCTTCAG GTTGATTTGACAGAGGGACGATATTTGCTTTCCGGTGCATCAGATGCTTCAGCAGCTGTTTATGATGTTCAACGTGCCACCGATTACGAGGCTGGTGGTCTCATAGCAAAGCACAAGTGCATATTTGTTGTTGACAAGCAACATGAAAGTGGGCATAAATACGCCATATCCTCGGCCATATGGTATCCTGTTGACACTGGGCTATTCATCACAGGTTCATATGATCATCACATAAATGTTTGGGATACAAATACCACTCAG GTGGTAATGAACTTTAAAATGCCTGGAAAGGTTTATAGGACTGCCATGTCCTCATTGGCAACATCTCACATGCTAATTGCTGCCGGAACAGAAGATGTTCAAGTTCGCCTTTGTGATATTGCTTCAGGGGCATTCGCTCACACATTATCTGGTCATCGTG ATGGTGTGATGACGGTGGAATGGTCAACTTCTAGTGAGTGGGTTTTGGTTACTGGGGGATGTGATGGTGCAATACGTTTTTGGGACATCAGACGTGCtggatgttttcttgttttagatCAGTCCCATTCTCAGCTTGGGAGACGCCCACAAATCCTGGAATGCTCTGCCACTAACAAG GTTTTGACATCAAAGTCCCTATCAGCTGGCCAAAGTTCATACACAAAACCACGGACACAACAAAGGAAGGTTGCTGGTGGGAATGGTACAAAACAGTCACTTGTTGGTAGGAGACAGAGATTACATCCCGGAATGTTGTCTAGTCAGGATCGTGCCACCGCTCATTATGGTGCTGTTAATGGGTTAAAAGTAACTGAAGATGGCATGTATCTTCTAAGTGCAG GTTCTGATTCAAGATTAAGGTTGTGGGATATTGAATCTGGCTGCAATACACTTGTGAACTATGAAACTGTGCGCCTGCAAACCAGCAAGCCAATACAGTTGGCGACAACCCAGGATTCAGACCTAGTTTTTGTTCCATGCATGACAGCAGTGAAA GCATTTGATGTATGGTCGGGTAAGACATCCCTGACATTTCGTGGACACTATGAATATGTGAACTGTTGCTGGTTTAGTACACAGGATCAG GAATTATATACAGGTGGAAATGATAGACAAATTCTTTTGTGGTTACCATCCAGGTTGATTGCTGATGAAGCG GATGAAGGACCTGCTCAGGATCAGGACAACTGGAGTGATTGA
- the LOC132191038 gene encoding increased DNA methylation 1-like — translation MEKNPVTGICHSPSDLLVVEPEYCPQAVVDWYMLGEDEGYKSSFKKKDGTEKARKHLAAMGWVIWYGQKGLRRELRYTSPTGRSFYSLRTACKGCIDQGGVSGIAGSSDPVSKTESVASTSVSQTETLVISSVSETVDHNRKPVECIHLGDDKTETLGSVCQRVPSSSVSHTPARNPVKFINLGDEVEGELSGHPKRKDFINHGDDKTEALASGSVCQGVASSSVSETPARNRKPLKGINLGDEVKGELAGHPKTKPRKVLADLKKIRDHSSVSQSKSVLRSGKKRNGRIHKFQTTLSWLVDNEVVLPRTRVHYRGKNGVPPTKEGHITRDGIECICCCQVFTLSGFEAHAGSTNHRPAANILLEDGRTLQDCQRQAMNGNQNKSFTTKLQESDEISSVSLQDCQGQAVKRNKNKSFTTKLEESDEICCVCHYGGELVLCDHCPSAFHKSCLGLKDVPNGDWFCPSCACGICGCSKFQENKGDSVEDGFITCKQCEHKFHIGCIRSKGAATNNKDNCFCGRKCEDIFLGLRKLLEKPIPVGTDNLTWTLLKSTEDKSCNPDAPDIEASKEKCSKLKKAIAVMHECFEPVIDPQTNSDLVEDVIFGRGSELNRSNFKGFYTVLLERKNKVICVATLRIYGEKVAELPLVCTKFKYRKRGMCRILMDEIEKQLMALGVERLILAAAPAVLNTWTTSFGFEKMTNSERLQLLDYAFLDFQDTIMCQKLLRKNPAAESVDQGLEEIVASHGKFNSECLDEEAKFQKPSKGSSSNISKCYKRKYISIFGSQSNDNSKCHKRGEISACETGVPFHDAPWKNQFKIVQVP, via the coding sequence ATGGAGAAGAACCCTGTGACTGGTATTTGTCATTCACCTTCCGATCTGCTCGTTGTTGAACCCGAGTATTGCCCCCAGGCCGTTGTGGATTGGTACATGTTGGGTGAAGACGAGGGTTATAAGAGTAGTTTCAAGAAGAAAGATGGGACAGAAAAGGCAAGAAAGCATCTTGCGGCGATGGGGTGGGTGATCTGGTACGGCCAGAAGGGACTAAGGCGTGAGTTGCGCTACACTTCGCCCACTGGAAGATCTTTTTACTCGCTTCGAACGGCTTGCAAAGGCTGTATTGATCAAGGAGGGGTTTCTGGGATTGCTGGGTCGTCTGATCCTGTTTCCAAAACAGAGTCCGTTGCTTCTACTTCTGTTTCCCAAACAGAGACCCTTGTAATTTCCTCCGTTTCTGAAACGGTTGATCATAATCGTAAGCCTGTTGAATGCATTCATCTCGGCGATGATAAGACAGAGACCCTTGGTTCTGTTTGCCAAAGGGTTCCCTCTAGCTCTGTTTCTCATACGCCTGCTCGTAATCCTGTGAAATTCATTAATCTCGGCGATGAAGTTGAGGGTGAGTTATCcggccatccaaagagaaaagaTTTCATTAATCACGGTGATGATAAAACAGAAGCCCTTGCTTCTGGTTCTGTTTGCCAAGGGGTTGCCTCTAGCTCTGTTTCTGAAACGCCTGCTCGTAATCGTAAGCCTTTGAAAGGCATTAATCTTGGCGATGAAGTTAAGGGTGAGTTAGCCGGCCATCCAAAGACAAAACCCAGAAAGGTACTGGCggatttgaagaaaataaggGATCATTCAAGCGTTAGCCAGTCGAAAAGTGTGCTTCGATCGGGAAAAAAAAGGAACGGAAGAATTCATAAGTTCCAAACAACTTTATCTTGGTTGGTGGACAACGAGGTGGTGTTGCCGAGGACAAGAGTACATTACCGTGGCAAGAATGGTGTCCCTCCAACAAAAGAGGGGCACATAACTCGTGATGGGATCGAGTGTATTTGCTGCTGTCAGGTGTTTACTCTCTCTGGTTTTGAAGCTCATGCTGGTAGTACAAATCACAGACCGGCTGCCAATATTCTACTTGAAGATGGGAGGACTCTGCAAGATTGTCAAAGGCAGGCGATGAATGGAAATCAGAACAAAAGCTTCACAACAAAGCTGCAAGAGAGTGATGAAATAAGCTCTGTTTCTCTACAAGATTGCCAAGGGCAAGCGGTGAAGAGAAATAAGAACAAAAGCTTCACAACAAAGCTAGAAGAGAGTGATGAGATATGCTGTGTCTGTCACTATGGGGGTGAGCTGGTTTTATGTGATCATTGTCCATCCGCGTTCCACAAGAGCTGTCTTGGCTTGAAGGATGTTCCAAATGGTGATTGGTTTTGCCCATCATGTGCTTGTGGAATTTGTGGTTGCAGCAAGtttcaagaaaacaaaggaGATTCTGTGGAAGATGGTTTCATTACTTGCAAGCAATGCGAGCACAAATTTCACATTGGGTGCATAAGGAGTAAAGGGGCAGCGACCAACAACAAAGATAATTGCTTTTGTGGAAGAAAGTGTGAAGATATATTTTTGGGCCTCCGCAAGCTTTTAGAGAAACCAATTCCAGTGGGTACTGACAATTTGACTTGGACATTATTAAAGTCCACAGAAGATAAAAGCTGTAATCCTGATGCTCCTGATATTGAGGCCTCGAAAGAGAAGTGTAGCAAGCTCAAGAAGGCTATAGCTGTGATGCATGAGTGTTTTGAGCCTGTGATAGATCCTCAAACCAACAGTGACCTTGTTGAAGATGTGATTTTCGGTAGAGGGTCTGAGCTTAACAGATCAAATTTCAAAGGGTTCTACACCGTgcttttggagagaaaaaataaagtaatttgTGTGGCTACTTTAAGGATTTATGGAGAAAAGGTGGCGGAATTACCTCTTGTTTGCACCAAGTTTAAATATCGTAAACGTGGAATGTGTCGCATATTGATGGACGAGATTGAAAAACAGCTGATGGCACTAGGAGTGGAGAGGCTAATTTTGGCTGCTGCTCCTGCTGTTCTGAACACGTGGACCACTTCATTTGGGTTCGAAAAGATGACAAATTCTGAGAGGTTACAGTTGCTAGATTATGCTTTCTTGGATTTTCAAGATACGATCATGTGTCAAAAACTCTTGAGGAAGAATCCTGCTGCAGAAAGTGTGGACCAAGGACTTGAGGAAATTGTTGCGAGCCATGGAAAATTTAATTCCGAGTGTCTGGATGAAGAGGCTAAATTTCAGAAGCCCAGCAAGGGCAGCAGTAGTAATATTTCCAAGTGCTACAAGAGGAAGTACATATCAATATTTGGGAGCCAAAGCAATGACAATTCTAAGTGCCACAAGAGGGGTGAGATATCGGCCTGTGAGACTGGAGTCCCATTCCACGATGCTCCTtggaaaaatcaatttaaaattgtTCAAGTGCCTTAA
- the LOC132190467 gene encoding F-box/kelch-repeat protein At5g43190 has product MKKKNSPIVGGQRSNDQLQHITGTAKAKPKPAFPEMDPKIWSRLPKELLEQILSFLPLKTLLNLRSTCKHFKSLVFSPPFISKHSSASSPLSSFLLLYHPLCFHHFPLYDSVLSTWRNFLPLSDLLPRKPPSFSLLSTSNGLFCFSLPCSSSFLVRNLLAGTSRLVDFPVYPFDFEAFTLVCSPVGYKLFAIRTGFSSTSAFVYDSNALLWRKYDGLDPILIDNHQQEGACYNGCLYFTTPEPFSIVCFDLESGRWERSDTELPGELTFVRLVTGEGKLYMIGGVGADGISRSLKLWQLTEAGNWVEVERLPEMMCRKFVSVCYHNYEHVYCFWHQGRICVCCYTWPEILYYKVSRRTWHWLPKCPHLPDEWSCGIKWFSFVPELYAPV; this is encoded by the coding sequence atgaagaagaagaattcaCCAATTGTGGGTGGGCAGAGAAGCAACGACCAATTGCAACACATCACCGGCACCGCCAAGGCGAAGCCTAAACCCGCTTTCCCGGAAATGGATCCGAAAATCTGGAGCCGGCTGCCGAAGGAACTTCTGGAGCAAATCCTCTCTTTTCTCCCTCTCAAGACCTTGTTGAATTTGAGATCAACCTGTAAGCACTTCAAGTCCCTTGTATTCTCTCCCCCGTTCATATCCAAACACTCCTCTGCTTCTTCCCCTTTATCTTCGTTTCTCTTGCTGTATCACCCTCTGTGTTTCCACCACTTCCCTTTGTACGACTCTGTCCTTTCCACTTGGCGCAACTTTCTTCCCCTCTCTGATTTACTACCCCGGAAACCGCcgtctttctctcttctctccacCTCCAATGGACTCTTTTGCTTCTCCCTCCCCTGTTCATCCTCCTTTCTTGTGCGCAACCTCTTGGCCGGAACCTCAAGACTCGTTGATTTCCCGGTTTACCCTTTTGATTTTGAGGCGTTCACTTTGGTTTGTTCCCCTGTTGGGTACAAGCTCTTCGCGATCCGTACTGGGTTTTCTTCGACTTCCGCTTTTGTTTACGATTCCAACGCTCTCCTCTGGCGGAAATACGACGGTTTGGATCCGATTCTGATCGACAATCATCAGCAGGAGGGCGCCTGCTATAATGGGTGTTTGTACTTCACGACTCCAGAGCCATTTTCAATcgtgtgctttgatttggagAGTGGGAGATGGGAGAGGTCCGATACTGAATTGCCCGGCGAGCTCACATTTGTCCGGTTGGTGACCGGCGAAGGTAAATTGTATATGATCGGCGGAGTCGGGGCTGATGGGATTTCACGGAGCCTGAAATTGTGGCAATTGACTGAAGCAGGGAATTGGGTGGAGGTGGAGAGATTGCCGGAGATGATGTGTCGGAAATTTGTGTCGGTTTGTTACCACAACTACGAGCATGTTTATTGCTTTTGGCATCAGGGGAGGATCTGTGTTTGCTGCTATACATGGCCGGAGATTCTGTATTACAAGGTTTCAAGGAGGACCTGGCATTGGCTGCCCAAATGCCCTCATTTGCCCGATGAATGGAGCTGCGGGATCAAGTGGTTTTCTTTTGTTCCAGAGCTGTATGCTCCTGTCTAA
- the LOC132190468 gene encoding mitochondrial outer membrane protein porin 2-like, with the protein MASKGPALFSEIGKKAKDLLNKDYSCDQKFTITTESDTGVVLSSTVAKKGGLSAGDVAALYKHKNAVVDVKVDTESNVWTTFTVTDILPATKTVASFKIPDYKSGKLEVQYLHEHATFTTAVGLNQSPTFDFSATIGTPSIAFGAEASYFTTSRKFAKYNAGVSLTKPDSSASVILADKGDSLRASYLHHLSRLNGGAVVGEVSRRFSTNENTLTVGCLYVVDPHTVVKANLNNHGNLAALLQHQLVPKSFLTISGAFDTKALEKNPKFGLALSLKP; encoded by the exons ATGGCGTCCAAAGGACCTGCACTCTTCTCCGAAATTGGCAAGAAAGCCAAAG ACTTGCTCAACAAGGACTATAGTTGCGACCAGAAGTTCACCATCACCACTGAATCTGACACGGGAGTG GTCCTTAGTTCAACGGTGGCAAAGAAGGGAGGTCTCTCTGCTGGTGATGTGGCAGCACTATACAAACACAAGAATGCTGTAGTTGATGTCAAAGTTGATACAGAGTCAAAT GTCTGGACAACCTTCACTGTCACAGATATCTTGCCAGCCACAAAAACTGTTGCTTCATTTAAAATACCCGATTACAAATCTGGCAAG TTGGAGGTTCAGTATCTCCATGAACATGCAACTTTCACTACAGCTGTTGGTCTGAACCAATCCCCTACTTTTGACTTTTCGGCAACCATTGGTACCCCCAGCATTGCCTTTGGAGCAGAAGCTAGTTACTTCACAACTTCTCGCAAATTTGCCAAGTATAATGCTGGTGTGAGCTTGACAAAGCCAGATTCCAGCGCTTCAGTGATTTT GGCTGACAAAGGAGACTCACTGAGGGCGTCGTACTTACACCATCTAAGTCGGCTAAATGGAGGGGCTGTCGTGGGAGAGGTGAGTAGAAGGTTCTCCACAAATGAAAACACTTTAACAGTTGGATGTTTGTATGTGGTTGATCCTCACACAGTTGTGAAGGCAAACCTCAACAACCACGGGAATCTTGCGGCTCTTTTACAGCATCAGCTTGTGCCCAAGTCCTTCCTGACAATTTCTGGAGCCTTTGACACCAAGGCCTTAGAGAAGAATCCCAAGTTTGGGTTGGCGCTCTCTCTGAAGCCTTGA